A single region of the Neotabrizicola shimadae genome encodes:
- a CDS encoding OsmC family peroxiredoxin: MIQKHSSAIWTGSLKDGGGSLTSQSGVLSATPYTFATRFEGQNGTNPEELIGAAHAGCYAMFLSALMSGAGVVPDRIEATSTISLDPTTEGSPTVTAAHLDVTVKAPTDEAAIRDFAEKAKAGCPISKLLKAEVSLALKIA; this comes from the coding sequence ATGATTCAGAAACATTCCTCCGCCATCTGGACCGGCAGCCTGAAAGACGGCGGCGGCTCGCTCACCAGCCAAAGCGGTGTGCTGTCCGCCACGCCCTACACCTTCGCCACCCGGTTCGAGGGGCAGAACGGCACCAACCCCGAAGAACTGATCGGCGCGGCCCATGCCGGCTGCTACGCCATGTTCCTTTCGGCGCTGATGTCCGGCGCAGGCGTCGTGCCCGACCGGATCGAGGCCACCTCGACCATCTCGCTCGACCCCACCACCGAAGGCAGCCCCACGGTGACGGCCGCGCATCTGGATGTCACGGTGAAGGCCCCCACCGACGAAGCCGCCATCCGCGATTTCGCCGAAAAGGCCAAGGCCGGTTGCCCGATCTCGAAACTGTTGAAAGCCGAAGTCAGCCTTGCGCTAAAAATCGCCTGA